One window from the genome of Deinococcus sp. NW-56 encodes:
- a CDS encoding SLC13 family permease — protein sequence MDPVTILLLLFGLALLLFATEWLPVDVTALLLLGALLALGLLPTREAFAGFGSDTVLTLSGLFILTQMLLRAGVIEWIGTALARRARNAAGMVRGMLGTVAGVSAFTSNTATTAVFLPLVTGLARRAGIAPSRVLLPLAYASILGGTITVIGTSTNLVVSGALPGAGLEPLGFFELAWVGIPVAVVGLLYLFFVAPRLLPEREAELEASLRAYLADLTVAPGSPLAGQTLRESGLGRDHGLTVVAVRRGEQTIYAPGPDFQVQELDTLAVEGPPERILAGKGTLGVFSKSEQKLQVEGTAPVRLVEAVVLPGSLLIGRTLREARFRERYGLSVLALHRRARTVERLGGLRVQVGDVLLIQGTPDRIGGLGDHLTVLGDLTEAQRDLRRAPLALGLFGGAVVLGGLGVLPLSVAVVIAVALALALRLVTPEEAYRSVEWPVIVLVACMLAFGTAFEDTGAARVLTGAISGVLEPLGPYGLLAALFAVTVALTQPMSNQAAALVMLPLAIGTATALGYDPRPFVIGITIAASNSFITPLEPSCMLVYGPGRYRFLDFVRVGSGLTVVTFAVSLLVIPRVWPF from the coding sequence ATGGACCCCGTGACCATCCTGCTGCTGCTGTTCGGGCTGGCGCTGCTGCTGTTCGCCACCGAGTGGCTGCCCGTGGATGTCACGGCCCTGCTGCTGCTGGGCGCCCTGCTCGCGCTGGGCCTGCTCCCCACCCGCGAGGCCTTCGCGGGTTTCGGCAGCGACACGGTGCTCACGCTCTCGGGTCTCTTTATCCTCACGCAGATGCTGCTGCGGGCCGGGGTCATCGAGTGGATCGGCACCGCGCTGGCCCGCCGTGCCCGCAACGCCGCCGGGATGGTGCGCGGCATGCTGGGCACGGTCGCGGGCGTGAGCGCCTTTACCAGCAACACGGCCACCACCGCCGTCTTCCTGCCGCTGGTGACCGGGTTGGCCCGCCGGGCGGGAATCGCTCCCAGCCGGGTGCTGCTGCCGCTGGCCTACGCGAGCATCCTGGGCGGGACGATTACCGTGATCGGCACAAGCACCAACCTCGTCGTGTCGGGGGCGCTGCCGGGAGCGGGGCTGGAGCCGCTGGGCTTTTTCGAGCTGGCCTGGGTCGGGATTCCGGTGGCGGTCGTGGGGCTGCTGTACCTCTTTTTCGTGGCGCCGCGCCTGCTGCCCGAGCGCGAGGCCGAACTCGAAGCCTCGCTGCGGGCCTACCTCGCCGACCTGACGGTCGCTCCCGGCAGTCCGCTGGCGGGGCAAACCCTGCGCGAGTCGGGGCTGGGCCGCGACCACGGCCTGACGGTGGTGGCGGTGCGCCGGGGCGAGCAGACGATCTACGCCCCCGGCCCCGACTTTCAGGTGCAGGAACTGGATACCCTGGCGGTCGAAGGCCCCCCGGAGCGCATCCTGGCGGGCAAAGGCACGCTGGGCGTCTTTTCCAAGAGCGAGCAGAAATTGCAGGTGGAGGGCACGGCCCCGGTGCGGCTGGTGGAGGCGGTGGTGCTGCCCGGCAGCCTCTTGATCGGCCGCACCCTGCGCGAGGCCCGTTTCCGCGAGCGCTACGGCCTGTCGGTGCTGGCGCTGCACCGCCGCGCCCGGACCGTCGAGCGTCTGGGCGGGCTGCGGGTGCAGGTGGGCGACGTGCTGCTGATTCAGGGCACGCCCGACCGGATTGGCGGCCTGGGTGACCACCTCACCGTGCTGGGGGACCTCACCGAGGCCCAGCGGGACCTGCGCCGCGCTCCCCTCGCCCTGGGGCTGTTCGGCGGCGCGGTGGTGCTGGGCGGCCTGGGCGTGCTGCCCCTCAGCGTGGCGGTCGTGATCGCGGTGGCGCTGGCCCTGGCGCTGCGGCTGGTCACCCCGGAAGAGGCGTACCGCTCGGTGGAGTGGCCGGTGATCGTGCTGGTGGCCTGCATGCTGGCTTTCGGGACAGCCTTCGAGGACACCGGAGCCGCGCGGGTCCTGACCGGGGCCATCTCCGGGGTGCTGGAACCGCTGGGGCCTTACGGGCTGCTCGCCGCCCTTTTCGCGGTGACGGTGGCCCTCACCCAGCCCATGAGCAACCAGGCGGCGGCGCTCGTGATGCTGCCCCTCGCCATCGGCACGGCCACGGCGCTGGGGTACGATCCGCGCCCCTTCGTTATCGGCATCACCATCGCCGCCAGCAACTCCTTTATCACGCCGCTGGAGCCGTCCTGCATGCTGGTGTACGGGCCGGGGCGCTACCGTTTCCTCGACTTCGTGCGGGTCGGTTCGGGCCTCACGGTGGTGACCTTCGCGGTGTCGCTGCTGGTGATTCCGCGGGTCTGGCCGTTCTAG
- a CDS encoding MFS transporter yields MLARLSGWRARTFSALRHPHYRRYWFSQLLSLVGSWMQATAQQYLVLELTGGSSTALGYVTVAQFLPSLLLSLFAGAVVDRVPRRRVLLATQITLLITAATLAVTTHLGLVTLPLVMAIAFVGGVANAFDMPARQSMVVDFVPRGDVPNAVALNSLSFNVSRTVGQALFGIVAALGVSLLAAGDPDNIARLALPFYLNVSSFFVVLFVIATLPFPPREGVPQGSVGENIREGLAYVRRTPAVRNVMLLVGLMSLTIINFNVIIPYYARVVFEAREAAFGTLSAMFGLGAMAGALWQASKPNPLRNLRLGGMILLASAAALAFTPGPLLAGPVLAVCGFGMLSLLVSANSAVQLSIPDHLRGRVMSLYSFVLVGMGPPGALIASFLIGKEGPLGPRVGLLTLAALGGLSLLFLWGRLPRQLPRPEPAPSAAPAAAD; encoded by the coding sequence ATGCTTGCCCGCCTCTCCGGGTGGCGTGCCCGGACGTTCAGCGCCCTGCGACACCCCCACTACCGCCGCTACTGGTTCTCGCAACTGCTCTCGCTGGTCGGGTCGTGGATGCAGGCGACCGCGCAGCAGTACCTCGTGCTGGAGCTGACGGGGGGCAGCAGCACGGCGCTGGGGTACGTAACGGTCGCGCAGTTTCTGCCCAGCCTGCTGCTCTCGCTGTTCGCCGGGGCGGTGGTGGACCGGGTGCCCCGGCGCCGGGTGTTGCTGGCGACCCAGATCACGCTGCTGATCACGGCGGCGACCCTGGCGGTAACCACCCACCTCGGACTGGTCACGCTGCCGCTGGTGATGGCGATCGCCTTTGTGGGAGGCGTCGCCAACGCCTTCGATATGCCCGCCCGCCAGAGCATGGTCGTGGACTTCGTGCCGCGGGGCGACGTGCCCAACGCGGTCGCGCTCAACAGCCTGTCCTTTAACGTCTCGCGCACGGTGGGGCAGGCCCTGTTCGGCATCGTCGCGGCGCTGGGCGTCTCGCTGCTGGCCGCCGGGGACCCGGACAACATCGCCCGGCTGGCCCTGCCCTTCTACCTGAACGTGTCGTCCTTTTTCGTGGTGCTGTTCGTGATTGCCACCCTGCCCTTCCCGCCGCGCGAGGGGGTGCCGCAGGGCAGCGTGGGCGAGAACATCCGCGAGGGACTGGCCTATGTACGGCGCACCCCGGCCGTGAGAAACGTGATGCTGCTCGTCGGGCTGATGAGCCTGACCATCATTAACTTCAACGTGATCATTCCGTATTACGCGCGGGTGGTGTTCGAGGCGCGGGAGGCGGCCTTCGGCACCCTCTCGGCGATGTTCGGCCTGGGGGCGATGGCGGGGGCGCTGTGGCAGGCGAGCAAGCCCAACCCGCTGCGGAACCTGCGGCTGGGGGGCATGATTCTGCTGGCGAGCGCGGCGGCACTGGCCTTCACGCCGGGTCCCCTCCTCGCTGGGCCGGTCCTCGCTGTCTGCGGCTTCGGGATGCTCTCGCTGCTCGTCAGCGCGAACAGCGCCGTGCAGCTCTCCATTCCGGACCACCTGCGCGGGCGAGTGATGAGCCTGTATTCCTTCGTCCTGGTCGGCATGGGACCGCCCGGAGCCTTGATTGCCAGCTTCCTGATCGGCAAGGAGGGACCGCTGGGGCCGCGCGTGGGCCTGCTGACGCTGGCGGCGCTGGGGGGCCTCAGCCTGCTCTTCTTGTGGGGACGGCTGCCCCGGCAGCTCCCCCGCCCGGAACCTGCACCCAGCGCGGCTCCGGCGGCGGCAGACTGA
- a CDS encoding YifB family Mg chelatase-like AAA ATPase, translating to MLAHARSVALIGVDAVPVEVEVDVSPGLPAFTVVGLPDQAVSEARERVRAAVRNAGLPFPAARITVNLAPADLRKEGPLYDLPIALGLLAAQELLPPQALRGLVCAGELALDGSLRPIAGAVNVALLAAQEGVPALLPGANAAEAALIDGVTVFPAGTLLEAVRHLSGECALTPASPPESPPDEDTPLDLADLKGQSGAKRALEIALAGGHNLLMIGSPGSGKTMLARRAPGLLPPLTRAEALEVTRIHSAAGLLTGRGGLVGRPPYRAPHHTVSDAGLIGGGSVPRPGEVSLAHRGVLFMDEFPEFSRKALETLRQPLEDRTVSISRARATVTYPANFQLIAAMNPCKCGHFGDPERACTCTPTERARYAGRLSGPLLDRVDLLCRVPRLTVDELSRAPEGEPSAVVRERVASARARMLARQGGRNSDLAGQALRQHAHLAPGPEAFARAAARQLGLTGRGFDRVLKVARTVADLAGQEHISEAHLAEAVTYRPRDLA from the coding sequence ATGCTCGCCCATGCCCGCAGCGTGGCCCTGATCGGCGTGGACGCCGTGCCCGTCGAGGTCGAGGTGGATGTTTCACCCGGCTTGCCCGCCTTCACCGTGGTCGGCCTTCCCGATCAGGCCGTCAGCGAGGCCCGCGAACGGGTGCGGGCGGCCGTCCGCAACGCCGGGCTGCCCTTTCCCGCCGCCCGCATCACCGTGAACCTCGCCCCCGCCGACCTGCGCAAGGAGGGGCCGCTGTACGACCTCCCCATCGCGCTGGGGCTGCTCGCCGCGCAGGAGTTGCTGCCGCCGCAGGCCCTGCGCGGGCTGGTCTGCGCCGGGGAACTCGCCCTCGACGGGTCGCTGCGGCCCATCGCGGGAGCCGTCAACGTGGCCCTGCTCGCCGCGCAGGAGGGGGTGCCCGCGCTCCTGCCCGGGGCCAACGCCGCCGAGGCCGCCCTGATCGACGGGGTGACGGTCTTTCCGGCGGGGACGTTGCTGGAGGCGGTGCGGCACCTCAGCGGGGAGTGTGCCCTCACGCCCGCCTCGCCCCCGGAGTCGCCCCCCGACGAGGACACGCCCCTCGACCTCGCCGACCTCAAGGGCCAGAGCGGAGCCAAACGGGCGCTGGAGATCGCACTCGCGGGCGGGCACAACCTCCTGATGATCGGCTCGCCCGGCAGCGGCAAGACCATGCTGGCCCGCCGGGCACCGGGACTGCTCCCGCCCCTGACCCGCGCGGAAGCGCTGGAGGTGACGCGCATCCACTCGGCGGCGGGGCTGCTCACCGGACGGGGCGGGCTGGTGGGGCGGCCGCCCTACCGCGCTCCGCACCACACCGTCAGCGACGCCGGGCTGATCGGCGGCGGAAGCGTGCCCCGTCCCGGCGAGGTGTCGCTGGCGCACCGGGGCGTGCTGTTTATGGACGAGTTCCCGGAGTTCTCGCGCAAGGCGCTGGAAACCTTGAGGCAGCCCCTGGAGGACCGGACGGTCTCGATCAGCCGGGCGCGGGCGACCGTGACCTACCCGGCCAATTTCCAGCTTATCGCCGCGATGAACCCCTGCAAGTGCGGTCACTTTGGTGACCCCGAGCGGGCCTGCACCTGCACGCCGACCGAACGTGCCCGCTACGCCGGGAGGCTCAGCGGCCCGCTGCTGGACCGGGTGGACCTCCTGTGCCGTGTCCCCAGGTTGACCGTGGACGAGCTGTCCCGCGCCCCGGAGGGCGAACCCAGCGCCGTGGTGCGCGAGCGGGTGGCCTCGGCGCGTGCCCGGATGCTTGCCCGGCAGGGGGGGCGCAACAGCGACCTTGCCGGGCAGGCCCTGCGGCAGCACGCGCACCTGGCACCTGGACCGGAGGCCTTCGCACGGGCGGCGGCCCGGCAACTGGGTCTGACGGGGCGCGGCTTCGACCGGGTGTTGAAAGTGGCGCGGACGGTGGCCGACCTCGCCGGGCAGGAGCACATCTCGGAAGCCCACCTCGCGGAGGCCGTGACCTACCGCCCCCGCGACCTCGCCTGA
- a CDS encoding DegV family protein produces the protein MIPSNVAPRRVALVTDSTADLTRAEWAELGVSVVALTLEVGGTLYSDPGTVRRPGLPVMDPATLVRRMEEGAAPRTSQAVPDDFRRAYAEALEAGAERVLCLPVASQLSGTYASAVTAAGELGGRVEVVDTRALSVGLGAAVRQARTWLDGGMESGEVARRLTGLGDRVFLRFVPGRLRWLVAGGRLSRVAGAAAGLLNVHPVIRAEGGKVEAAARIRGFHAALRELARSFPEGLEVTMLHAGNPEGARTLAGELALRNIRVRGTREVTAVLLVHAGPGTVGLVGLPPLESA, from the coding sequence GTGATCCCGTCGAATGTGGCCCCCCGCCGCGTGGCCCTGGTGACCGACAGCACCGCCGACCTGACCCGGGCCGAGTGGGCCGAACTGGGCGTGTCGGTGGTGGCGCTGACGCTGGAGGTGGGAGGGACCCTTTACAGCGACCCCGGCACCGTGCGCCGCCCCGGCCTCCCCGTAATGGACCCGGCGACCCTGGTGCGCCGGATGGAGGAGGGCGCCGCGCCCCGCACCTCCCAGGCAGTCCCGGACGATTTCCGGCGGGCGTATGCGGAGGCGCTGGAGGCCGGGGCCGAGCGGGTGCTGTGTCTCCCGGTCGCCTCGCAGCTCAGCGGCACCTACGCCTCGGCGGTGACGGCGGCGGGGGAGCTCGGGGGGCGGGTGGAGGTCGTGGACACCCGGGCGCTCAGCGTGGGCCTGGGCGCGGCGGTGCGGCAGGCGAGGACGTGGCTGGACGGCGGGATGGAGTCCGGCGAGGTCGCCCGTCGGCTGACCGGACTCGGGGACCGCGTCTTTCTGCGCTTCGTGCCGGGCCGCCTGCGCTGGCTGGTCGCGGGCGGACGGCTCTCGCGGGTGGCGGGGGCGGCGGCGGGACTCCTCAATGTCCACCCGGTCATCCGCGCCGAGGGGGGCAAGGTGGAGGCGGCGGCCCGTATCCGGGGCTTTCACGCGGCGCTGCGGGAATTGGCCCGCTCCTTTCCGGAAGGGCTGGAGGTCACCATGCTGCACGCCGGAAATCCGGAAGGCGCCCGCACTCTGGCCGGGGAACTCGCCCTGCGCAACATTCGGGTGAGGGGAACGCGCGAGGTCACGGCGGTCCTGCTGGTCCACGCCGGGCCGGGCACCGTCGGGCTGGTGGGCCTTCCCCCGCTGGAGTCCGCCTGA